The Pyxidicoccus trucidator genome includes a window with the following:
- a CDS encoding ELWxxDGT repeat protein — protein MRHVLWLWLVPLVAVAQPAFRVRDLRQVQDTAAADSHPTEVTAFKNGVVFAPLRSLEREPWWSDGTAAGTVQLVDAHLGPGSSDPHEFTPMGDRLFFVAQVSYSYADQALFVTDGTPGGTRQVRRLRAARNLTVVGSTLFFSAGDGKTASGFSLWKSDGTSEGTVPVAPLPSSSSGVLNAWSFTAVGSTLFFGADQSATGSELWKSDGTAEGTVMVRDISPGAESSDPADFAAVGSTLFFAASDGVNGRELWKSDGTRDGTVLVANISPASEHSTPFGLTAVGSTLVFFAHNGANGYEPWRSDGTPEGTVMVADLATGSSSSVDKNNPRYDVRTVVGSTLYFVASGTSTGLALWKTDGTAAGTVPIRNAAGNRFIPYDIAAVGSTVFFTSGTGATHSEKVLWKTDGTAAGTLLVSALPAITGEIGWGQFASSGGRLFFAASSSAAGLELWTSDGTSAGTVSVKDIHPRNSSSSPEVGVALGNVLLFAAEDGTLGKELWKTDGTEAGTVLVKDLRPGSSSSNPTSFTRLGSVVYFAANDGTSGEELWKTDGTEAGTTRVTDLPPGQGRSLFTWLTAWGESLYFLANIAGSGDELWKTDGTEAGTVRLKDIRTGGVSGSSSTAKPVVANGLLFFEANDGASGWELWKSDGTPAGTALVRDMRPGSEGLSYNGSSRLARVGSNVFYSVHYLSSPEDERCELWRSDGTSDGSIQLGTFSCDSAIDSMVEFRGHLYFVAEGHQLWRSDGTPPGTSMVGDWNPGAPSARYSGGLLPVGSTLFFAADDGVHGAELWKTDGTWEGTARLTDLAPGPMASVVGPLIASQRLLWFAGSDGTSGLELWQSDGTVQGTRRVHDIAAGATSSSPGPVVGAGGKLFFAASDADGDRELWAHSVDPTPPRIVPEVVGTLGEGGWYTSDVSVSFHVEDDESPLGEASGCGPFVLTFDSAGRTVTCTASSWGGSATQSVLLKRDATPPTLNCPDPVQLEATGPDGAAALPAPVAQDAMDAAPMVTTSVSPGTAVGLGTTQVSASARDAAGNVSTCTFQVAVRDTVAPGLSCPAAVETESTRPEFSAVATDLVDASPALEYSHASGSEFSVGETRVTVTATDDSGNRASCTFPVRVRGEDDEEEDEDEEEGQGGGESGCGCASTADVPLAAYALMLWVALAAVRRRARS, from the coding sequence ATGCGACATGTGCTCTGGCTCTGGCTCGTCCCCCTCGTGGCGGTGGCGCAGCCGGCCTTCCGGGTCCGCGACCTCCGGCAGGTGCAGGACACCGCGGCGGCGGACTCGCACCCGACGGAAGTCACCGCGTTCAAGAACGGCGTCGTCTTCGCCCCGCTGCGCAGCTTGGAGCGTGAGCCCTGGTGGAGCGATGGCACGGCGGCGGGCACCGTGCAGCTCGTGGATGCGCACCTGGGGCCGGGCTCCTCGGATCCACATGAGTTCACGCCCATGGGCGACAGGCTCTTCTTCGTGGCCCAGGTGAGCTACTCCTACGCCGACCAGGCGCTCTTCGTGACGGACGGCACCCCCGGAGGGACACGCCAGGTGCGCCGGCTGAGGGCTGCCCGCAACCTCACCGTGGTGGGCTCCACCCTGTTCTTCTCCGCCGGAGATGGCAAGACGGCCTCCGGCTTCAGCCTCTGGAAGAGCGACGGCACCTCCGAGGGCACCGTCCCAGTCGCGCCGCTCCCCAGCAGCAGCAGCGGCGTCCTCAACGCCTGGAGCTTCACCGCCGTGGGCAGCACCCTCTTCTTCGGCGCCGACCAGAGCGCGACGGGCTCGGAGTTGTGGAAGAGCGACGGCACAGCCGAGGGGACCGTCATGGTTCGCGACATCAGTCCCGGCGCCGAAAGCTCCGATCCCGCGGACTTCGCCGCGGTGGGCTCCACGCTCTTCTTCGCCGCCAGCGACGGGGTCAACGGCAGGGAGCTGTGGAAGTCGGATGGCACCCGGGACGGCACGGTGCTGGTGGCGAACATCTCGCCCGCGTCCGAGCACTCGACCCCCTTCGGCCTCACGGCGGTGGGCTCCACGCTCGTCTTCTTCGCCCACAATGGGGCGAACGGGTACGAGCCCTGGAGGTCGGACGGCACTCCGGAGGGGACCGTCATGGTGGCGGACCTGGCGACGGGGAGCTCGAGCTCCGTGGACAAGAACAACCCCCGCTACGACGTGAGGACCGTGGTGGGCTCGACGCTCTACTTCGTCGCCTCGGGCACCAGCACGGGGCTCGCCTTGTGGAAGACGGACGGGACGGCGGCGGGCACCGTACCCATCCGCAACGCGGCCGGTAACCGCTTCATCCCCTACGACATCGCGGCCGTGGGCTCCACCGTCTTCTTCACCTCCGGCACCGGCGCCACCCACAGCGAGAAGGTGCTGTGGAAGACCGACGGCACCGCCGCGGGCACCCTGCTGGTGAGTGCGCTGCCGGCCATCACCGGGGAGATCGGGTGGGGCCAGTTCGCCAGCTCCGGCGGACGGCTGTTCTTCGCTGCTAGCAGCAGCGCGGCGGGCCTGGAGCTGTGGACGAGCGACGGCACCTCGGCCGGCACCGTGAGCGTGAAGGACATCCACCCGCGCAACAGCTCGTCCTCGCCGGAGGTGGGCGTGGCGCTGGGCAACGTGCTGCTCTTCGCGGCGGAGGATGGAACGCTCGGCAAGGAGCTGTGGAAGACGGACGGCACCGAGGCGGGCACGGTGCTGGTGAAGGACCTCCGGCCGGGGAGTTCCTCCTCGAACCCCACGTCCTTCACGCGACTGGGGAGCGTGGTGTACTTCGCGGCCAACGACGGGACGAGCGGCGAGGAGCTGTGGAAGACGGATGGCACCGAGGCGGGCACCACGCGCGTGACGGACCTTCCGCCCGGCCAGGGGCGCTCCTTGTTCACGTGGCTGACGGCGTGGGGGGAGAGCCTCTACTTCCTCGCCAACATCGCGGGGAGCGGCGACGAGCTGTGGAAGACGGACGGCACCGAGGCGGGCACCGTGAGGCTGAAGGACATCCGCACCGGTGGCGTCAGCGGGTCGTCCAGCACCGCGAAGCCGGTGGTGGCCAACGGGCTGCTCTTCTTCGAGGCCAACGACGGCGCCAGCGGCTGGGAGCTGTGGAAGTCGGATGGCACCCCGGCGGGCACCGCGCTGGTGAGGGACATGCGCCCCGGGAGCGAGGGGCTGAGCTACAATGGCTCCTCCAGGCTGGCGCGCGTGGGCAGCAACGTCTTCTACTCCGTCCATTACCTCAGCAGCCCCGAGGATGAGCGCTGCGAGCTGTGGAGGTCGGATGGCACGAGCGACGGCAGCATCCAGCTCGGCACCTTCTCGTGCGACAGCGCGATTGACTCGATGGTGGAGTTCCGGGGCCACCTCTACTTCGTCGCCGAGGGCCACCAGCTCTGGCGCAGCGACGGCACGCCGCCAGGCACCTCCATGGTGGGGGACTGGAACCCCGGGGCGCCGTCCGCCCGGTACTCCGGCGGGCTCCTGCCGGTGGGCTCCACGCTGTTCTTCGCCGCGGATGACGGTGTGCACGGGGCGGAGCTGTGGAAGACGGATGGCACGTGGGAGGGCACCGCGCGCCTGACGGACCTGGCGCCCGGGCCGATGGCCTCGGTGGTGGGGCCGCTGATCGCCAGCCAGCGCCTGCTGTGGTTCGCGGGCAGCGACGGCACCAGTGGCTTGGAGCTGTGGCAGTCGGACGGCACGGTGCAGGGGACGCGGCGGGTCCATGACATCGCGGCCGGGGCGACTTCCTCCAGCCCCGGGCCGGTGGTCGGGGCGGGCGGCAAGCTGTTCTTCGCGGCCAGTGATGCGGACGGGGACCGCGAGCTGTGGGCGCACTCGGTGGACCCCACTCCGCCGCGCATCGTGCCGGAGGTGGTGGGCACCCTGGGGGAGGGGGGCTGGTACACCTCCGACGTGAGCGTCTCCTTCCACGTGGAGGATGACGAGTCGCCGCTGGGCGAGGCGAGCGGGTGTGGGCCTTTCGTGCTCACCTTCGACAGCGCCGGGCGGACCGTCACCTGTACGGCGTCCTCCTGGGGCGGGAGCGCCACGCAGAGCGTGCTGCTCAAGCGGGACGCCACGCCGCCCACGCTGAACTGCCCGGACCCCGTCCAACTGGAGGCCACCGGGCCGGACGGGGCGGCGGCGCTCCCCGCTCCGGTGGCCCAGGATGCGATGGACGCGGCGCCCATGGTGACGACGAGCGTGTCCCCCGGCACGGCGGTGGGGCTGGGGACCACACAGGTGAGCGCGTCGGCGCGGGACGCGGCTGGCAACGTGAGCACCTGCACGTTCCAGGTGGCGGTGCGGGACACGGTGGCTCCGGGCTTGAGCTGCCCCGCCGCGGTGGAGACCGAGAGCACCCGGCCGGAGTTCTCGGCGGTGGCCACGGACCTCGTGGATGCGTCACCGGCGCTGGAATACAGCCATGCGTCCGGCTCGGAGTTTTCCGTGGGGGAGACTCGCGTGACGGTGACGGCGACGGATGACTCGGGCAACCGCGCGAGCTGCACCTTCCCGGTGCGGGTCCGTGGTGAGGATGATGAGGAGGAGGATGAGGATGAGGAGGAGGGACAGGGCGGTGGCGAGAGCGGGTGCGGCTGCGCCAGCACCGCCGACGTGCCGCTGGCGGCGTATGCCCTGATGCTGTGGGTTGCGCTCGCCGCGGTCCGCCGCCGGGCCCGTTCGTAG
- a CDS encoding double-CXXCG motif protein — translation MTRFFWMREDRSVAETYGGEVNAASKWSLPGTTCPACVTWAAAGHYYPCVDLSQLPERREFEKARRESFSEFTRLRELVRPLAPSGAILPPGTGFGPLVGPAFGRFPAFSWLVGVLMARRDALERLQAEDLRGLEPCRTALRFRQKNNPPELLDLQLHPLGKLHPDCIPPDAPPPCATCGRHGFGRPDEPILDAASLPTDLDLFRVGNFATMLIGTERFMEAVRRLELDGVTFRELPAR, via the coding sequence ATGACCCGGTTTTTCTGGATGCGCGAGGACAGGTCGGTCGCGGAGACGTACGGCGGGGAGGTCAACGCCGCGTCCAAATGGTCGCTTCCAGGGACCACATGCCCCGCCTGCGTCACCTGGGCCGCCGCAGGCCACTACTATCCGTGCGTGGACCTGTCCCAGTTGCCCGAGCGCCGTGAGTTCGAGAAGGCAAGGCGCGAGTCCTTCTCCGAGTTCACCCGCCTGCGCGAACTGGTGCGCCCCCTGGCGCCTTCGGGGGCCATACTGCCACCCGGCACGGGCTTCGGCCCATTGGTGGGCCCCGCCTTCGGAAGATTCCCTGCCTTCTCGTGGCTGGTGGGGGTGCTCATGGCGCGCCGGGACGCGCTGGAGCGCCTGCAGGCCGAAGACCTACGGGGCTTGGAGCCCTGCCGGACGGCGCTGCGCTTCCGACAGAAGAACAACCCGCCGGAGCTGCTCGACCTCCAGCTTCATCCCCTGGGCAAGCTGCACCCGGACTGCATCCCGCCGGACGCGCCTCCGCCATGTGCCACCTGCGGCCGGCACGGTTTCGGACGCCCGGACGAGCCCATTCTCGACGCGGCCTCACTCCCCACGGACCTGGACCTGTTCCGTGTGGGCAACTTCGCCACGATGCTCATCGGCACCGAGCGCTTCATGGAGGCGGTGCGCCGACTGGAACTGGACGGCGTCACCTTCCGCGAACTGCCCGCGCGCTGA
- a CDS encoding TIGR02269 family lipoprotein, producing MRTLHVLWLSLLAASLLGCSTTPGPALQQAWDGAAVECDDPEEDQCVTLLCLGDTCGFYRCEDAPGEVAPARFPGARPPPAAPGSGPRRNWGGAGKLPGGAVKVFPNWNGAPERIIPPSHRLPPGRWEKHHIFPQERELALWFEQQGVKIHSYTLPIPLDLHRRIHNPGGRGGPWNQAWRDFKEAYPGASPEQIFKHAGELIYRFQLLGGPIQPYHAGT from the coding sequence ATGCGAACTCTTCACGTTTTGTGGCTTTCGCTGCTCGCCGCCTCGTTGCTGGGTTGCTCCACGACCCCAGGCCCTGCCTTGCAACAGGCGTGGGACGGGGCTGCGGTGGAGTGCGACGACCCCGAGGAGGACCAGTGCGTCACTCTCCTGTGTCTGGGTGACACCTGCGGCTTCTACCGCTGCGAGGACGCGCCCGGTGAAGTCGCGCCGGCACGTTTCCCGGGGGCGCGCCCTCCTCCGGCGGCGCCGGGCAGTGGCCCGCGGAGGAACTGGGGCGGCGCGGGGAAGCTGCCCGGTGGCGCCGTCAAGGTCTTCCCCAACTGGAACGGCGCCCCCGAGCGAATCATCCCCCCGTCACACCGGCTCCCGCCTGGTCGCTGGGAGAAACACCACATCTTTCCCCAGGAGCGAGAGCTGGCGCTCTGGTTCGAGCAGCAAGGCGTCAAGATCCACAGCTACACCCTGCCCATTCCGCTGGACCTGCACCGGCGGATTCACAACCCCGGAGGACGTGGGGGGCCGTGGAACCAAGCTTGGCGGGATTTCAAGGAGGCGTACCCCGGTGCCTCTCCCGAGCAGATCTTCAAGCACGCCGGCGAGCTCATCTACCGGTTCCAACTCCTGGGAGGGCCCATCCAGCCCTATCATGCCGGCACATGA
- a CDS encoding intradiol ring-cleavage dioxygenase — MHEHDDGGLAQDLKLLRANLERRTLLRFALGASLLPLVGCGGDDSPGTEDPGDGSCTRIPTETAGPYPGDGSNGPNVLTQTGIVRSDIRTSVGTGTATAGGIPLTVTLTLVNASGTCEPLQGYAIYLWHCDREGRYSLYSSGVTGENYLRGVQQTDANGQLTFTTIFPACYSGRWPHIHFEVYPSLASATASGNKVAVSQLALPKAPCDEVYATTGYSASVSNLRQVSLSSDNVFSDGSDSQLAAVTGNTTDGYVATLTVAIAV; from the coding sequence ATGCACGAGCATGACGATGGCGGCCTGGCGCAGGACCTGAAGCTGCTTCGCGCCAACCTGGAGCGCAGGACGCTGCTGCGCTTCGCCCTGGGGGCGAGTCTGCTGCCCCTGGTCGGCTGTGGCGGAGACGACTCGCCGGGAACGGAAGACCCGGGTGACGGCTCGTGCACCCGGATTCCGACGGAGACGGCGGGCCCGTATCCGGGGGACGGCTCGAACGGTCCCAACGTGCTGACGCAGACGGGCATCGTCCGGAGCGACATCCGTACGAGCGTGGGGACGGGCACGGCGACGGCGGGGGGCATCCCGCTGACCGTCACGCTGACGCTCGTCAACGCCTCGGGCACGTGCGAGCCGCTGCAGGGGTACGCCATCTACCTGTGGCACTGCGACCGCGAGGGCCGGTACTCGCTCTACTCCTCCGGGGTGACGGGCGAGAACTACCTGCGCGGGGTGCAGCAGACGGATGCGAACGGGCAGCTGACGTTCACGACCATCTTCCCCGCGTGTTACTCGGGGCGCTGGCCGCACATCCACTTCGAGGTCTACCCGAGCCTGGCGTCGGCGACGGCGTCGGGGAACAAGGTGGCCGTCTCGCAGCTGGCGCTGCCCAAGGCCCCGTGCGACGAGGTGTACGCCACCACCGGCTACTCGGCGAGCGTCAGCAACCTGCGGCAGGTCAGCCTCAGCAGCGACAACGTGTTCAGCGACGGCTCGGACTCGCAGCTGGCGGCCGTCACCGGCAACACCACGGACGGCTACGTGGCGACGCTGACCGTCGCCATCGCCGTGTAG
- a CDS encoding 2-oxo acid dehydrogenase subunit E2: MPHLELIPKRDLSSFRKLAIGSWKTAYDPTVYGTLTVRMDKAMAYIEAFRQRTGVRLTVTHLVAKAMGEALRRCPDANAILRYNRIYLRQRVTLSTLVVQTDGGKVDLTSARIEDADKKSLREIANDLEEAVRRVRERRDVALEKGKGTIQKIPYLFLNTFTWLLSFFMYTLNLDLSRFGMPKDAFGSAIITNVGSLGLDTAYVPLAPYTRVPIFVAPGAVKEVPVVEDGKVVPGKVMNINATFDHRFIDGFHAGVLANTLREMLENPFESFDALPEPADAPVVAA, translated from the coding sequence ATGCCGCACCTGGAGTTGATTCCGAAGCGAGACCTGTCGAGCTTCCGCAAGCTGGCGATTGGAAGCTGGAAGACGGCGTACGACCCCACCGTCTACGGGACGCTGACGGTGCGCATGGACAAGGCGATGGCGTACATCGAGGCCTTCCGCCAGCGCACGGGCGTGCGGCTCACGGTGACGCACCTGGTGGCGAAGGCGATGGGGGAGGCGCTGCGCCGCTGCCCGGACGCGAACGCCATCCTCCGCTACAACCGCATCTACCTGCGCCAGCGGGTGACGCTCTCCACGCTGGTGGTGCAGACGGACGGCGGGAAGGTGGACCTCACCTCGGCGCGCATCGAGGACGCGGACAAGAAGAGCCTGCGCGAGATTGCCAACGACCTGGAGGAGGCGGTGCGCCGGGTGCGTGAGCGCCGCGACGTGGCGCTGGAGAAGGGCAAGGGGACGATTCAGAAGATTCCGTACCTCTTCCTGAACACCTTCACGTGGCTGCTGTCCTTCTTCATGTACACGCTGAACCTGGACCTGAGCCGGTTCGGCATGCCGAAGGACGCGTTTGGCTCGGCCATCATCACCAACGTGGGCTCGCTGGGGCTGGACACGGCGTACGTGCCGCTGGCGCCGTACACGCGGGTGCCCATCTTCGTCGCGCCGGGCGCGGTGAAGGAGGTGCCGGTGGTGGAGGACGGCAAGGTGGTGCCGGGCAAGGTGATGAACATCAACGCCACATTCGACCACCGCTTCATCGACGGGTTCCACGCGGGAGTGCTGGCCAACACGCTGCGGGAGATGCTGGAGAACCCCTTCGAGAGCTTCGACGCGCTCCCGGAGCCCGCCGACGCGCCGGTGGTCGCGGCTTAA
- a CDS encoding STAS domain-containing protein, producing MLVPQPESPIVGVHQDRLERVRDVLAMISLGEFDPSQHLIPLAEEDAFSSFEETINLFARQLHASVRENAQSIQKLEAARSELEEKLATIEQQRLAIRDLSTPIIELWDNILTLPIVGVMDTQRSVEMTERLLQRISQGKARCAIIDITGVEVVDTATANHFVKMVAAARLLGTHCVITGISPIIAQTLTQIGVELRGVKTLATLRDGIQECLLHLRNSSALGTFQASTRGA from the coding sequence ATGCTCGTGCCGCAACCGGAGTCCCCCATCGTCGGCGTCCACCAGGACCGCCTGGAGCGCGTGCGCGACGTGCTCGCGATGATTTCCCTGGGCGAGTTCGACCCGTCCCAGCACCTCATCCCCCTGGCGGAGGAGGACGCGTTCTCCTCGTTCGAGGAGACCATCAACCTGTTCGCCCGGCAGCTTCACGCCTCGGTGCGGGAGAACGCGCAGTCCATCCAGAAGCTGGAGGCCGCCCGGAGCGAGCTGGAGGAGAAGCTGGCCACCATCGAGCAGCAGCGCCTGGCCATCCGCGACTTGTCCACGCCCATCATCGAGCTGTGGGACAACATCCTGACGCTGCCCATCGTCGGCGTCATGGACACGCAGCGCTCCGTGGAGATGACCGAGCGGCTCCTCCAGCGCATCTCCCAGGGCAAGGCCCGCTGCGCCATCATCGACATCACCGGCGTGGAGGTCGTCGACACCGCGACGGCCAACCACTTCGTGAAGATGGTGGCCGCCGCGCGCCTGCTCGGCACCCACTGCGTCATCACCGGCATCAGCCCCATCATCGCCCAGACGCTGACCCAGATTGGCGTGGAGCTGCGCGGCGTGAAGACGCTCGCCACCCTCCGGGACGGCATCCAGGAGTGCCTGCTCCACCTCCGCAACAGCTCCGCCCTCGGCACCTTCCAGGCCAGCACCCGCGGCGCCTGA
- a CDS encoding DUF7594 domain-containing protein produces MRRKTAAVVGWGLGVALALLAGCGSPQGEAGSSTGGSSDLDTRRVELTKQTVTLGALADTHVVATTPGTSYGSSPTLEVDLSPESQAYFKFSVPDLEGRVMAARLRLYALDGSADGPTVYDPPGAGDWNEADTWNTRPDCCEYWAVASAGAVASGTWLELDVTSVYFYEGGVIRLYLAADSTDGVTLASSEHPDPALRPQLVLTVESAADHPWPAPAPLVSASAPVSFSPSADTYVSADNPGASSGGASTSLIADSSPQQEVHLRFSVQGLPETVQRAVLRLYASAGTEDGPAVYATQGGWSESSATWTSRPAKVGAALDDSQVIAAGAYADYDVTDLVRGNGEYTLGLYGTSSDGVTFSSRESMDSARRPALLVWTGAPRAAPTDACLTRTDVFSHSVSASHDTYATADPADRTFQHEASVRVDAEPRAEGFLDFDVTLGAGQVRRVLLRLYAVDATGNGPRLFRAAPFDGATTDWNHRPAVTGSALGDLGAVGRDQWVEYDVTGVVTASGRYSFALHPDSTDGTAFVSREAEEKGLLSGAPRLVIVYESDAFCSYRGTKPSGTTAWARQSGGSLAERSVHVAPAPGGGFAALSTVEQTPGALPSAEQTDVITLHRADGTVAWTRTFTQAGLSLGKVVVTTLGNVLVAGSYSGSPDLGKGPLPQGTGLVVIKLTPSGAVDWTRGFTAWFDTYEERLDNPMDVLDLATDAHGSAVLVGTYWGYTDFGAGPVYSGKAFPYDDEYPNSFVLKLQWDGAHLWSKVLKANSLRGTRVGSVVVDGAENVTLAGWAGTGTDFGGGALTERGAFVARYTVDGAYTWSRVLPVLWSDLTGVDVLPDGRVVFAGHFGGRFTFAGQDYASSEPDDYEGGPRDGFLGLLSSTGADVSLRQFPRHYFHDFTVDAAGTIITSQEGGGSDFGLGPVGWAASDESQPTLAAFGGGLETRWVRVFDALEAPLRITATSDGLVASVHFTGPFELDGTWYTPLSRRGDLLRLKLRP; encoded by the coding sequence GTGAGAAGGAAGACAGCGGCGGTGGTGGGATGGGGCCTGGGTGTGGCGCTCGCGCTCCTGGCGGGGTGCGGGAGTCCCCAGGGTGAGGCGGGAAGTTCCACGGGGGGCTCCAGCGACCTGGACACCCGGCGGGTGGAGCTGACGAAGCAGACTGTGACGCTGGGTGCGCTCGCGGACACGCACGTGGTGGCGACGACGCCGGGGACGAGCTACGGCTCCTCTCCGACGCTGGAGGTGGACCTCTCTCCGGAGTCCCAGGCGTACTTCAAGTTCAGCGTGCCGGACCTGGAGGGGAGGGTGATGGCGGCGCGGCTGCGCCTGTACGCGCTGGACGGCTCCGCCGACGGGCCCACCGTGTATGACCCGCCGGGAGCCGGCGACTGGAACGAGGCGGACACCTGGAACACCCGCCCGGACTGCTGCGAGTACTGGGCCGTCGCGAGCGCGGGCGCCGTCGCGAGCGGCACGTGGCTGGAGCTGGACGTGACGAGCGTCTACTTCTACGAGGGCGGCGTCATCCGGCTCTACCTGGCGGCGGACAGCACGGACGGTGTCACGCTCGCGTCGAGCGAGCACCCCGACCCGGCGCTGCGCCCGCAGCTCGTCCTCACCGTGGAGTCCGCCGCGGACCACCCGTGGCCGGCCCCCGCGCCGCTGGTGTCCGCGAGCGCACCGGTGAGCTTCTCCCCATCGGCCGACACGTACGTCTCCGCGGACAACCCGGGCGCGTCCAGCGGGGGCGCCTCCACGTCGCTCATCGCGGACAGCTCGCCACAGCAGGAGGTGCACCTGCGCTTCTCGGTGCAGGGCCTGCCGGAGACGGTGCAGCGCGCGGTGCTGCGCCTGTACGCCAGCGCGGGCACGGAGGACGGGCCGGCGGTGTACGCGACGCAGGGCGGCTGGAGCGAGTCGTCCGCCACCTGGACCTCCCGCCCGGCGAAGGTGGGCGCGGCGCTGGACGACTCCCAGGTCATCGCCGCGGGTGCGTACGCGGACTACGACGTGACGGACCTGGTGCGCGGCAACGGCGAGTACACGCTCGGGCTGTACGGGACGTCGAGCGACGGGGTGACGTTCTCCTCGCGCGAGAGCATGGACTCCGCGCGCCGCCCCGCGCTCCTCGTCTGGACGGGGGCGCCCCGGGCCGCTCCCACGGATGCGTGCCTGACGCGCACGGATGTGTTCTCCCACTCGGTCTCCGCCTCGCATGACACGTACGCCACGGCGGACCCGGCGGACCGGACGTTCCAGCATGAGGCCTCGGTGCGGGTGGACGCGGAGCCTCGCGCGGAGGGCTTCCTGGACTTCGACGTGACGCTGGGCGCCGGGCAGGTGCGCCGCGTGCTGCTGCGCCTGTACGCGGTGGACGCGACGGGGAACGGGCCCCGGCTGTTCCGGGCGGCGCCGTTCGACGGGGCGACGACGGACTGGAACCACCGCCCGGCGGTGACGGGCAGCGCCCTGGGCGACCTGGGCGCCGTCGGCAGGGACCAGTGGGTGGAGTACGACGTGACGGGCGTGGTGACGGCCTCGGGCCGGTACTCCTTCGCGCTCCATCCGGACAGCACGGACGGCACGGCCTTCGTCTCCAGGGAGGCGGAGGAGAAGGGCCTCCTCTCCGGCGCGCCCCGGCTCGTCATCGTCTATGAGAGTGACGCCTTCTGCTCCTACCGGGGCACGAAGCCCTCGGGCACCACCGCGTGGGCGCGGCAGTCGGGTGGCTCGCTCGCGGAGCGCTCTGTCCACGTCGCTCCCGCGCCGGGCGGTGGGTTCGCCGCCCTGAGCACGGTGGAGCAGACGCCGGGCGCGCTGCCCTCGGCCGAGCAGACCGACGTCATCACCCTGCACCGCGCGGACGGCACCGTGGCGTGGACGCGCACCTTCACGCAGGCGGGCCTGAGTCTGGGCAAGGTGGTGGTGACGACGCTGGGCAACGTCCTGGTGGCGGGCAGCTACTCGGGCAGTCCGGACCTGGGGAAGGGCCCGCTCCCGCAGGGCACGGGCCTGGTGGTCATCAAGCTCACGCCGTCGGGCGCGGTGGATTGGACGCGCGGCTTCACCGCCTGGTTCGACACATACGAGGAGCGCCTCGACAACCCCATGGACGTGCTGGACCTCGCCACGGACGCGCACGGCAGCGCGGTGCTCGTGGGCACGTACTGGGGCTACACGGACTTCGGGGCGGGCCCGGTGTACTCGGGCAAGGCCTTTCCGTACGACGACGAGTACCCCAACTCCTTCGTCCTGAAGCTCCAGTGGGACGGCGCGCACCTCTGGTCGAAGGTGCTGAAGGCCAACAGCCTGCGCGGCACGCGGGTGGGCAGCGTCGTCGTGGACGGCGCGGAGAACGTCACCCTCGCCGGCTGGGCGGGCACGGGCACCGACTTCGGAGGCGGAGCCCTCACCGAGCGCGGCGCCTTCGTCGCGCGGTACACGGTGGACGGCGCCTACACCTGGTCCCGCGTCCTCCCGGTCCTCTGGAGCGACCTGACGGGCGTGGACGTGCTGCCGGACGGCCGCGTGGTCTTCGCGGGCCACTTCGGGGGGCGCTTCACGTTCGCCGGCCAGGACTACGCCAGCAGCGAGCCGGACGACTACGAGGGCGGCCCGCGCGACGGCTTCCTGGGGCTGCTCTCCAGCACGGGCGCGGACGTGTCACTGCGCCAGTTCCCACGGCATTACTTCCACGACTTCACCGTGGACGCGGCGGGCACCATCATCACCTCGCAGGAGGGCGGCGGCAGCGACTTCGGGCTGGGCCCGGTGGGCTGGGCGGCCAGTGACGAGTCACAGCCCACGCTGGCGGCCTTTGGCGGCGGCCTGGAGACTCGCTGGGTCCGCGTCTTCGACGCGCTGGAGGCTCCGCTGCGAATCACCGCGACGTCGGATGGCCTCGTGGCCTCGGTCCACTTCACCGGGCCGTTCGAGCTGGACGGCACCTGGTACACGCCGCTGTCCCGGCGCGGGGACCTGCTGCGCCTGAAGCTGCGGCCGTAG